A genomic stretch from Telopea speciosissima isolate NSW1024214 ecotype Mountain lineage chromosome 7, Tspe_v1, whole genome shotgun sequence includes:
- the LOC122667483 gene encoding wax ester synthase/diacylglycerol acyltransferase 4-like: MQLVVWMKAAKENHKPSTTMASKQQLQGLATKDIHGLPPLSPISQSFSSPILSLTSILVLELDIPFTKSEMIHQIREGMIPINPRISSMIVADKKGVQRWKHVEPTIENHVVIPTFPAELSLSDYDKHFGEYLSEVAMDKLPEGRPPWEIHMFMYPTSNGAQTLIFKLSHALGDGYSIMSAVFSWCKRVDDPSLPIIFPSLSGKSPEGGRSISSRWYRSVSRVMSKCLNTVSDSVVSLLQGTVLEDSKTAIRSGTLRVELQPVEFSSVTFPLEHIRRVKSKVGATVNDVVIGLISYTIQLYTKRMTQQNPCGARVNALVILNMRMLRGYKRIEDMLKSNNVWGNHCSFLNIPIPSFSYSENLCPLNFIVKAKTQIKRKRNSAAIYVSGKILNLIKSVFGREAGTRFIHSTLKNTSIGISNLIGPTQKISLSDHPINGMYFSVVGAPQSVFFTIVSYMGELRVVMRTEKGFIDANMLVSCMKDAYEKIFEAACGKESTNCII, from the exons ATGCAGCTGGTAGTATGGATGAAGGCGGCTAAAGAGAATCACAAACCATCAACGACAATGGCTTCAAAGCAGCAATTGCAAGGTCTTGCAACAAAAGACATCCATGGCCTCCCTCCACTAAGCCCAATTTCACAGTCCTTCAGCAGCCCTATCCTATCCTTAACCTCAATCTTGGTCTTAGAACTTGATATCCCCTTCACCAAATCTGAAATGATTCATCAAATCCGAGAAGGGATGATACCCATCAACCCTCGTATATCCTCTATGATTGTTGCAGACAAGAAAGGGGTACAACGATGGAAGCACGTCGAGCCAACAATCGAAAACCACGTCGTCATCCCAACCTTCCCTGCCGAGCTTTCATTAAGTGACTACGACAAGCATTTCGGCGAATATTTGTCGGAGGTAGCCATGGATAAGCTTCCAGAAGGTAGACCTCCATGGGAAATACATATGTTCATGTACCCAACAAGCAATGGTGCACAAACACTTATATTCAAGCTGAGTCATGCACTTGGAGATGGTTATTCGATTATGAGTGCTGTGTTTTCATGGTGTAAACGGGTGGATGATCCGTCTCTCCCCATTATCTTTCCTTCTTTATCTGGGAAATCGCCAGAAGGAGGGAGGAGTATTAGTAGTAGATGGTACAGATCAGTGTCGAGGGTGATGTCAAAATGTCTTAACACAGTTTCTGATTCTGTGGTTAGCTTGTTGCAAGGAACAGTTTTGGAAGACAGTAAGACGGCTATTAGGTCGGGGACACTGCGTGTGGAGCTTCAACCGGTTGAGTTCTCATCTGTTACCTTCCCCCTCGAACATATACGACGAGTTAAGTCAAAGGTTGGAGca ACGGTGAATGATGTGGTGATTGGTTTAATATCCTACACAATCCAACTGTACACGAAAAGGATGACACAACAAAATCCTTGTGGTGCACGTGTGAATGCATTAGTCATTTTGAACATGAGAATGTTGAGAGGATATAAGAGAATTGAAGATATGTTGAAGTCTAATAATGTATGGGGCAACCACTGTAGCTTCTTGAACATACCAATTCCATCATTCTCTTATTCTGAAAACCTTTGTCCCCTCAACTTCATAGTCAAAGCAAAGACACAgattaaaagaaagagaaattctGCAGCTATTTATGTCTCTGGTAAAATATTGAACTTGATAAAGAGTGTCTTCGGCCGTGAG GCAGGAACCAGGTTCATCCATTCAACTCTTAAGAACACAAGCATTGGGATTTCTAATTTGATTGGTCCAACACAAAAGATTTCTCTTTCAGATCATCCCATTAATGGCATGTACTTCAGTGTGGTTGGTGCTCCACAG AGTGTATTTTTCACCATAGTGAGTTACATGGGTGAGCTAAGGGTAGTGATGAGAACGGAAAAAGGATTTATTGATGCAAATATGCTCGTTTCTTGCATGAAGGATGCCTATGAAAAGATTTTTGAAGCAGCTTGtggaaaagaaagtactaaCTGTATAATTTAA